The Planococcus versutus genome contains a region encoding:
- a CDS encoding GNAT family N-acetyltransferase has protein sequence MTVEIKEIQDLKNMNVSKLVEESEAEGYRFLRRLVDQYEDGSNTFDQVDEVLYGVWDHQDHLLAIGGLNRDPYSTKDGVGRLRRFYISANARRQGVGTKLLQKILEDAKGHFNELVVRTDSSAADAFYRANGFSGDLGLPEATHILVLAQEHRKKA, from the coding sequence ATGACGGTTGAAATTAAAGAAATTCAAGACTTAAAGAACATGAACGTGTCTAAGCTTGTAGAAGAAAGTGAAGCAGAAGGCTATCGTTTTTTAAGAAGACTTGTCGATCAGTATGAAGATGGCAGCAATACATTTGATCAAGTAGATGAGGTGCTATATGGTGTCTGGGATCATCAAGATCATTTGTTGGCAATCGGTGGATTAAATCGTGATCCATATTCTACAAAAGATGGCGTTGGCAGGCTTCGCCGATTTTACATTTCTGCTAATGCTCGTAGACAAGGCGTAGGAACAAAGTTATTGCAAAAAATTCTTGAAGACGCCAAAGGTCATTTCAATGAACTTGTAGTGAGAACAGACTCTTCGGCAGCCGATGCTTTTTATAGAGCAAATGGGTTTTCAGGAGACCTAGGTTTACCCGAAGCTACTCATATCTTAGTGTTAGCACAGGAACATCGAAAAAAGGCATAG
- a CDS encoding NUDIX hydrolase, producing MEMSNWKGAAGVCINEKNEVLLVLQGVPGEEKKWTVPAGGQEQGETLEQSCIREFYEETGLTIQIEKQLSMRTGEYEDSKVSFEVVYFQVTVIGGNIVVQEDDDWIQDVAWKPISELDQLALVYPDDVALIESLTIQ from the coding sequence ATGGAAATGTCGAATTGGAAAGGCGCTGCAGGCGTCTGCATTAATGAAAAAAACGAAGTCTTGTTAGTATTGCAAGGCGTTCCAGGTGAAGAAAAAAAATGGACGGTTCCAGCAGGCGGGCAAGAGCAAGGAGAAACGCTTGAACAAAGTTGCATCCGTGAATTTTATGAAGAAACCGGGTTAACTATTCAAATCGAGAAACAACTGAGCATGCGTACTGGCGAATACGAAGATTCAAAAGTATCTTTTGAAGTTGTATATTTTCAAGTAACCGTAATCGGCGGCAATATCGTGGTGCAAGAAGACGATGACTGGATCCAAGATGTGGCCTGGAAGCCTATTTCAGAACTGGATCAACTAGCGTTAGTATATCCAGACGATGTGGCATTAATCGAATCCTTAACTATTCAATAA
- a CDS encoding DUF368 domain-containing protein has protein sequence MEWKNVYRGILMGISDLIPGVSGGTIAFILGIYDRLLESISGFFSRDWKKYLGFLVPLGIGIVITLLLFSRVIEYLLEHHYEATQFFFMGLIIGVIPYIMKQAEVKKHFTARHMVILLVIGAALAATAFVPTEEDLAPITSLTVPVFFLLFFSGWLASMAMLLPGISGSFILLLLGVYSTAINALSTLNIPVAMAIGSGVIVGFIVSSKAIQYLLEHFTYVTYAAIIGLIIGSLFVVFPGFSTDTATLITSVITFALGLGFTLLFSSPKKTAITEEV, from the coding sequence ATGGAATGGAAGAATGTATACCGCGGAATTTTAATGGGCATTAGTGATTTAATCCCAGGTGTGAGCGGTGGAACAATTGCGTTTATTTTAGGGATTTACGATCGGTTGCTTGAGTCTATTAGTGGTTTTTTTAGTCGTGACTGGAAAAAGTATTTAGGCTTTCTAGTGCCATTGGGTATTGGAATCGTCATTACCTTACTACTGTTCAGTCGCGTGATTGAATATTTGTTAGAGCATCACTATGAAGCCACTCAGTTTTTCTTCATGGGACTGATCATTGGAGTCATTCCGTATATCATGAAACAAGCAGAAGTGAAAAAGCATTTTACTGCACGACATATGGTCATTTTACTAGTGATTGGAGCAGCGTTGGCGGCTACTGCCTTTGTTCCAACAGAAGAAGATTTAGCGCCAATTACGTCACTGACAGTTCCCGTGTTTTTCCTGCTATTTTTCTCGGGTTGGCTTGCCAGTATGGCGATGCTATTACCAGGAATTAGCGGTTCGTTTATTTTATTATTGCTAGGCGTGTACTCGACGGCCATCAATGCTTTGTCCACGTTAAACATCCCTGTGGCTATGGCTATTGGTTCAGGCGTGATTGTAGGGTTTATCGTCAGCAGCAAAGCAATTCAGTATTTGCTGGAGCATTTTACGTATGTTACGTATGCAGCAATTATTGGACTAATTATTGGGTCTTTATTTGTTGTGTTTCCTGGATTTTCGACCGATACGGCTACATTGATCACGAGTGTGATTACATTTGCGTTAGGTCTTGGATTCACCTTGCTTTTTAGTTCACCGAAAAAAACAGCTATAACAGAAGAAGTCTAA
- a CDS encoding NAD(P)H-dependent flavin oxidoreductase, with translation MMSLETEICHLFKIATPLIQAGMAGGTTTVELVSEVSNAGGLGTLGAAYMTPDAVRQAIREIQSKTDKPFAVNIFANGTEDDFNRLAEVQKVVEPFRTELGIGNISSSYASSNWSEEQFAICIEEGVRIISTAFGCLSEEQMIVAKKHQVNIVTMVTTVEEAKQAENSGAAAVVAQGSEAGGHRSSFSLDRHPSGAQIGVLSLVPQVVDAINIPVIAAGGIVDGRGLVASLALGAQAVQIGTRFVSAKESGAHAAYKQAIFESDEESTVVTKSFSGRPARGIKNRFIREFEQSGIDPLPFPSQNTITKEIRTAATKLGNPEFMSLWAGQSTRSLTKEMAAGDIVREIIKQAKSILV, from the coding sequence ATGATGTCATTGGAAACGGAGATTTGTCATTTGTTTAAAATTGCTACTCCACTTATTCAAGCTGGTATGGCAGGAGGGACAACTACGGTTGAACTTGTGTCTGAGGTAAGCAATGCAGGGGGTCTAGGAACTTTGGGAGCTGCATACATGACGCCAGATGCAGTAAGGCAAGCGATACGAGAAATTCAGTCGAAAACTGATAAGCCTTTTGCTGTGAATATTTTTGCAAACGGCACAGAAGATGATTTTAATCGTTTAGCAGAAGTGCAAAAAGTAGTTGAGCCCTTTAGAACAGAGCTGGGGATCGGCAACATCTCATCTTCTTATGCGTCTTCTAATTGGAGTGAAGAACAATTTGCGATTTGCATTGAAGAAGGTGTTCGGATTATTAGTACTGCTTTTGGCTGTTTGTCTGAAGAACAAATGATAGTAGCAAAAAAGCATCAAGTGAATATTGTGACGATGGTTACGACAGTAGAAGAAGCAAAACAGGCAGAAAACTCTGGAGCTGCTGCCGTAGTTGCTCAAGGCAGTGAAGCAGGTGGACATCGCAGCAGCTTTTCATTGGATCGCCACCCGTCAGGTGCGCAGATTGGTGTGCTTTCTTTGGTGCCTCAAGTAGTCGACGCCATCAATATTCCTGTTATTGCAGCAGGTGGCATTGTCGATGGACGAGGGTTGGTTGCTTCATTAGCACTTGGCGCACAAGCAGTGCAAATCGGTACTCGCTTTGTTAGCGCTAAAGAATCTGGTGCGCATGCAGCTTATAAGCAAGCAATATTTGAAAGTGATGAAGAAAGCACAGTCGTCACAAAAAGCTTTTCTGGAAGACCGGCACGAGGCATTAAAAATCGCTTTATTCGTGAATTTGAACAAAGTGGCATTGATCCTTTGCCTTTTCCTTCTCAAAATACAATTACGAAAGAAATACGTACAGCTGCTACGAAATTAGGGAATCCTGAATTCATGTCACTGTGGGCAGGGCAGTCCACACGAAGCTTAACAAAAGAAATGGCTGCCGGTGATATCGTTCGAGAGATTATAAAACAAGCGAAATCTATACTAGTTTAA
- a CDS encoding CAP-associated domain-containing protein translates to MCVRKLFWLMVLLLVAFFARPIWEEPVGEYVDLSFLDSVDRTIENIAENEEIALVLDEAQDFTARVSGQLQALVFSSAVELPEAVAKPELAETDSLIAVHNVTLGMSKEKAQEKTGLPLRLMRNEYGTDWHSYHQDYQNYVLLSFDTEGKVNGMFTNQDLISSNEGITMKSTKIEVRSLLGAPLKSLQKGNVQYILDTREEYDVFKTNDAYTTVFYDIHEGDTVTAVQVIDETLEKARPEIYAESDEALKEGYEFLLFELTNSARIQRDLPLLKWDEQSKLTARKHSEDMAENEYFSHTNLAGQSPFDRMKEDGIGFYVAGENLAYGQYSSIYAHEGLMNSLGHRENIVKPEFGFLGIGTAFNTQNQPYYTETFFNR, encoded by the coding sequence ATGTGTGTGCGAAAACTTTTTTGGTTGATGGTTCTGCTGCTCGTCGCTTTTTTTGCGCGGCCGATTTGGGAAGAGCCAGTTGGAGAATATGTCGATTTAAGTTTTCTAGATTCTGTTGATCGCACAATTGAAAACATTGCTGAAAATGAAGAGATTGCTTTAGTTCTTGATGAGGCTCAAGACTTTACTGCACGTGTTAGTGGGCAATTGCAGGCATTGGTGTTTTCGAGTGCGGTAGAATTGCCAGAAGCCGTCGCAAAACCAGAACTCGCTGAAACAGATTCCTTGATCGCTGTTCACAATGTGACACTCGGCATGAGCAAAGAAAAAGCTCAAGAAAAAACAGGGTTGCCTCTGCGGTTGATGCGTAATGAGTATGGTACTGATTGGCACAGCTATCACCAGGATTATCAAAATTATGTTTTACTGTCTTTCGATACAGAGGGCAAAGTAAATGGAATGTTTACGAATCAAGATTTGATTTCTTCAAATGAAGGCATTACCATGAAGTCTACGAAAATAGAAGTTCGTTCTTTGCTGGGTGCTCCATTAAAAAGTCTCCAAAAAGGGAATGTTCAATATATACTAGATACAAGGGAAGAGTACGACGTTTTTAAAACGAATGACGCTTATACAACGGTTTTCTACGATATTCACGAAGGAGATACCGTAACTGCCGTACAAGTAATCGATGAAACATTAGAGAAAGCGCGTCCAGAAATATACGCGGAATCGGATGAAGCATTAAAAGAAGGCTATGAATTTCTTCTTTTTGAACTAACCAATTCAGCACGAATCCAGCGTGATTTACCTCTCTTAAAATGGGATGAACAGTCAAAACTAACTGCTCGAAAACACAGTGAAGATATGGCTGAAAATGAGTATTTTAGTCATACAAATCTCGCAGGACAATCACCTTTTGATCGAATGAAAGAAGACGGTATTGGGTTTTATGTAGCGGGTGAAAATTTAGCTTATGGTCAATACAGCAGCATTTATGCTCACGAAGGATTGATGAATTCCTTAGGACATCGTGAAAATATTGTCAAACCTGAGTTTGGATTTTTAGGAATAGGGACTGCATTTAATACGCAAAACCAGCCGTATTATACAGAGACTTTTTTTAATCGATAA
- the abc-f gene encoding ribosomal protection-like ABC-F family protein, whose product MIISQFQQVMCHFATKKIFNHIKGEIMEGQRIGLVGRNGEGKTTLLNVLAGTLQPTEGIVTWKKECSIGLLEQLPDEQEQQTVEQLMIAVFSELTILQQQLTLMEQKMETTSPQEMDRLLLQYGVLQDRFIQRGGYDIEMKIDQVLNGLKIKHLKLKQWKQLSGGEKTKVGLAKLLLQKPDLLLLDEPTNHLDLEAIEWLGSFISHYKGTIVLVSHDRYFLDETVTHIWELDQGDLIQYAGNYSRYVKEREARLLVEFQQYQDQQKKIQKMKETIKRLKEWANRANPPNAGMHRQAKSIEKALHRIEVIDRPTFTKKQMALDFKIDGRSGKDVVFLDGVWKEFGDRILFHDVSMHIRYGERAAIVGSNGTGKTTLLNMIMGKRQADAGEVKLGSGLSIGYLSQHMLEMHSNRTIIEEFRDVVAVSEYDARPMLAKFLFWGNMVFQPVQQLSGGERMRLRLAQLMHQNHNLLILDEPTNHLDLEAKEVMEEALSEFPGTIIVVSHDRYFLDKLFPVTYWLRSETIERFNGNYSAAREKIIVPAT is encoded by the coding sequence ATGATTATTAGTCAGTTTCAACAAGTAATGTGTCATTTTGCAACGAAAAAAATATTTAATCATATAAAAGGTGAAATTATGGAAGGCCAACGCATCGGGTTAGTCGGGAGAAATGGAGAAGGGAAAACGACTCTTTTGAATGTTTTAGCCGGAACTTTACAACCGACCGAAGGAATTGTGACGTGGAAAAAAGAGTGTAGCATCGGTTTGTTAGAGCAGTTGCCTGATGAACAGGAACAACAAACTGTTGAGCAACTGATGATTGCGGTGTTTTCAGAATTAACGATTCTTCAGCAGCAGTTGACACTGATGGAACAAAAAATGGAAACTACTTCTCCACAAGAAATGGATCGCCTGTTGTTACAGTATGGAGTGCTACAAGATCGTTTTATTCAGCGCGGTGGCTACGATATTGAAATGAAGATTGATCAAGTGCTTAATGGATTGAAAATTAAACACTTGAAATTAAAGCAATGGAAACAGTTAAGTGGAGGGGAAAAAACAAAGGTAGGACTGGCAAAACTACTTTTGCAAAAACCAGATTTGTTATTGTTAGATGAACCGACAAATCATCTAGATCTGGAAGCTATTGAGTGGTTAGGTTCATTTATCAGCCATTATAAAGGAACAATCGTATTGGTTTCACACGATCGTTATTTTCTGGATGAAACGGTTACTCATATTTGGGAACTGGATCAAGGAGACTTGATTCAGTACGCGGGTAATTATTCAAGGTATGTGAAAGAACGAGAAGCGCGTTTGTTGGTTGAATTTCAGCAATATCAAGACCAACAAAAGAAAATCCAAAAGATGAAAGAAACCATTAAGCGATTGAAAGAATGGGCCAATCGCGCTAATCCACCAAATGCAGGAATGCATCGACAGGCGAAAAGTATAGAAAAAGCGTTACATCGTATCGAAGTAATCGATCGTCCAACGTTCACCAAAAAGCAGATGGCACTGGATTTTAAAATAGACGGACGCAGCGGAAAAGATGTTGTCTTCCTAGATGGAGTTTGGAAGGAGTTTGGTGATCGGATTTTGTTCCATGATGTCTCGATGCATATTCGTTACGGGGAACGCGCCGCGATTGTAGGGTCTAATGGAACAGGGAAAACAACGCTGCTTAATATGATAATGGGAAAAAGACAAGCCGATGCAGGTGAAGTAAAATTAGGTAGTGGGTTATCGATCGGCTATCTGTCCCAGCACATGCTAGAAATGCACAGTAACAGAACTATTATTGAAGAATTCCGAGATGTTGTTGCCGTCTCCGAATATGATGCACGTCCGATGCTAGCCAAATTCCTTTTTTGGGGCAACATGGTTTTTCAACCGGTTCAGCAGCTTAGTGGAGGAGAGCGGATGAGACTTCGTCTAGCCCAATTGATGCATCAAAATCATAATTTACTGATTTTGGATGAGCCAACCAACCATCTTGACCTAGAAGCGAAAGAAGTGATGGAAGAAGCTTTAAGCGAATTTCCAGGTACTATCATTGTCGTTTCCCATGACCGTTATTTTCTGGATAAACTGTTTCCAGTAACGTATTGGTTAAGAAGTGAAACAATCGAGCGGTTTAATGGAAACTATTCAGCTGCGCGAGAAAAGATCATAGTGCCTGCAACTTAA
- a CDS encoding STAS domain-containing protein translates to MSAIGKIPENILLLNALDVIGETIIIADSSYIIRWMNSEACRLLNEVAPLYGMTDCEAMIGKSMDAFHENPQYQNQLMKKLTDTHRTRITIRNKVMADIVITPIMSNSSEPEGYIVMLMDVTMQAEEQERSAKLIEKLSIPILNIWDKTIALPLIGNFDRNRTNQLIATVLMECSEKQIEYVLIDLSGITEFENQVRYQIQMMNDTLNLIGTSCILVGISPKLALSIVQIDSKTPIFSTAHEGLKHIIQLQKK, encoded by the coding sequence ATGTCAGCCATAGGAAAAATACCAGAAAATATACTGTTACTGAATGCATTAGATGTTATTGGAGAAACCATCATTATTGCGGATAGTTCGTATATCATCAGATGGATGAATTCTGAAGCCTGTCGATTACTAAATGAAGTTGCTCCTTTATACGGGATGACGGACTGCGAAGCCATGATTGGAAAAAGTATGGACGCATTCCATGAAAACCCTCAGTATCAAAACCAGCTTATGAAAAAATTGACCGACACTCACCGGACGCGAATAACCATTCGCAACAAAGTAATGGCAGATATCGTAATTACGCCAATTATGAGCAATAGCAGTGAACCAGAAGGTTACATTGTCATGCTTATGGATGTCACGATGCAAGCGGAAGAACAGGAACGAAGCGCAAAATTGATCGAAAAATTATCAATCCCTATTTTGAACATATGGGATAAGACAATTGCTTTGCCTTTAATTGGAAATTTCGACAGAAATCGAACAAATCAATTGATTGCGACGGTTTTAATGGAATGCTCTGAGAAGCAAATCGAGTATGTCCTAATCGACTTAAGTGGTATCACAGAGTTTGAAAACCAGGTTCGGTACCAGATTCAAATGATGAATGATACATTGAATTTAATAGGAACTAGCTGCATTCTTGTAGGTATCAGTCCCAAGCTGGCGCTGTCAATTGTCCAGATAGATAGTAAGACTCCGATATTCAGTACAGCCCATGAAGGGTTGAAGCACATCATACAATTACAAAAAAAATAA
- a CDS encoding magnesium transporter CorA family protein, producing the protein MFHFYLSKDLFITSKIDFEKDADLDKDEILHQMDSAASSIEVMMVILGEIIASTLHKIDRFEERLHDLLWAIKEKNNKKTLGEIETIRHEILLWKHLIMGFQEIKMAIEETFGESVTKEVEYRRTATRIARCVMLVNSYEDEVNNMVDIENVVANYRGNEIMKTLTVLTTLFTPVMAWGALWGMNFKNMPELKWQFGYVGSIVVILGSTFALYLYLRRKGWMGDILQSIGRNSSK; encoded by the coding sequence GTGTTTCATTTTTATTTATCCAAAGATCTATTTATTACGAGCAAAATTGATTTTGAAAAAGATGCAGACTTGGATAAAGATGAGATTTTGCACCAAATGGACAGTGCTGCTTCTTCTATAGAAGTTATGATGGTGATCCTTGGAGAAATCATCGCATCTACTTTACATAAAATTGATCGTTTTGAAGAACGTTTGCATGATTTGTTATGGGCCATTAAAGAAAAAAATAACAAAAAAACCTTGGGGGAAATTGAAACCATCCGCCATGAAATTTTATTATGGAAGCATTTGATCATGGGCTTTCAAGAAATTAAAATGGCCATTGAAGAAACCTTTGGTGAAAGTGTTACAAAAGAAGTCGAATACCGACGCACGGCTACCCGTATTGCACGTTGTGTCATGCTTGTGAATTCATATGAAGACGAAGTCAACAATATGGTGGATATTGAAAATGTCGTGGCAAACTATCGAGGCAACGAAATTATGAAAACTTTAACCGTGTTGACGACGTTGTTTACGCCAGTAATGGCGTGGGGAGCTCTTTGGGGAATGAATTTCAAAAATATGCCTGAGTTAAAATGGCAATTTGGCTATGTCGGATCGATTGTTGTGATTTTGGGATCTACGTTTGCGTTGTATTTGTATTTAAGACGCAAAGGATGGATGGGCGATATTCTACAATCAATTGGAAGAAATTCTTCTAAGTAA